Below is a window of Ahaetulla prasina isolate Xishuangbanna chromosome 1, ASM2864084v1, whole genome shotgun sequence DNA.
ATTTGGACTGCCTTTAAAATTGTGACATACCCTCTCAGAATTATAGCTGAGATAGTTAATGGTTGTAAATCTAAAATACAGAAATTCTATGGATTTGGCAAAGAATAACAAGTTAGAGCTCTCTGAAGAATATAAGAAGTTCTTGTATTCTTTTTTGGTGATACTGTATGCTTCTCTTTCCACTTCCGGTACATGTCTCTTTCTTTACAGCATTTTAGAAAGCTCATGTAAAAAGAGTCATGTACAGGAAATGGAAGGAGCAGCATAAAATCAAAGAAGAATACAAGAACGAACTGAAGGAATTGTGCCAGGAGAGCTAAAAAAGCAATCGGCTGAAAGGCTTCTGGGAAATGATTAAAATAACAAAAGAGGCTGTAGGAATATTTCAGAACATTAAAACCTGTATTTTACATCTGTCTTCCctatgaagaaaaagaaaccccTTGCTGGCCATCATTTGCCACTGATAGAAAGACAAGTAGACAAGCAAAGCTGATGACAGAACTGCTAACTATAATATTTGAAAGTCCTGGAGAAATGGAAATGTCCCAAAAGATTGAGGAGGAAAAATACTGTtcttatcttcaaaaaagggaagaaGAGTATCCAAGAATTTAGACTTATCATTTTGGTGCCTCTACTGAATAGTGCTGTAAAGTACATTTTTAAACAACATATTTATGAGCACTTGGATAGGTAAgcaacacttaatgaaagtcaaCATTTTCAGAAACAAATCATACCAGTTAAGTCTTATCTCATATTTGACAGACTTACTAACTTAATTATTAGGGGGATAGACAAAATAAACCAATAAAGCATTCATCTATGGTTCTCATGAGATCTTAATTAATAAAATGGCAAAACGAAGGCTAGATGATACAGCTGCTTGAAGGATTCATAATAGGttgaatgactgagaatatctATTCATGTCCCCACATCAGCTTTGAGAATATTCTCAATTGGAATATCACAAGTACCTGCTTCGATTTTGATTATAACTTAGATGAAAGTCATAATGTTGTATGTACCCTTTAACTTAAGGTCTCTAGACAAAGGCTGAATAGCCACCTGTTCTCATACTCAAGCACATCCTGCACCATAGATCTGTAAAATCCAGGAtttgatttaaaatttatttttacagGTTTCtttgttagaaaaaaatatatcttccatTCGCCACTAGATGCCAGCAACAGTCTGCAGGAGTGACGGTTAAGCTAAATTCTGCCATCTCTAGCATCTGAACAGACCTTAGATCTATGTGATTTTTCTCATAGGCAGAAGGTGGTTACCATATGTACCATCTCATTGTATCTGATGTGCAACTATATTTTAGCTCAGAGGAACTTGCAGATGAGATAAAGCTGGAGAGAATTGCTAACAGTTTGGAAGACAGTCTCAAGATTCAGGATCTTGACATTGGGCCCTATCAACAAGATGCAGTTTagtggtgaaaaaaaaaaggccctgcATTTTGATACGAAAAAACAGATGCCCAGGTACAGGATAGgaagtacctggctcaacagtagcacCTATGAAAGAGATCTACCGGTAGGTGTCCGCGTGGACCACTGCttaagctgccaaaaaaagccaatgtactcctaagctgcatcaacagagggataataACAAAATCACAGCAGTACGGCCCTATACCACTCTAGTGAGGTCACATTTGGAATACAGTATCtagtttggtcaccatgatacaaaaaagatgacaAGGccttagaaaaaatgcagagaagaacaataaagatAAGGGGTCTGGAGACTAAATCGTATGATGAATGGCTAAGGGAACTAAGTATGTTtaacctaacaaagagaaggctcAGGAGagacttccaatatttgaagggaaaGGCGGCTTATTCTCCATAGAaccagagggcaggagaagaaacaatttgGTAGAAGCTTGTCAGAGAGAGATCCAAccaggaaataaggaggaatttcctgacaatgagaatgactaatcagtggaacagcttgcctcctgagTTGTGGGTACTCGATTGCTggatgcttttaagaaaagattgaacaactATTTGTTCAGAATAGTATAAGGATTCCTGCCATGGACAGAGAGTTGTTCTAaaaaacctccagggtccctttcaGTCCTATgatggaccaggggagacatgatagcagtgttccaatatttgagaggctgccacagaggaaggggtcaagctattttccaaagcacctgaaggccagtcaggaataatggatggaaactgatcaaggagagattcatcctagaaataaggagaaattttctgacagtaagaacaatcaaccaatagaacagttttcctttggaagttgtgggagcttcatcactggaggctttcaagaagtgactggactaccatttgtcagaaataataataataataacaacaacaacaacaacaacaacaacaacaacaacagagttggaagggaccttggaggccttctagttcaaccccttgctcaggcaggaaaccctacactatctcagatggttacccaacatcttcttaaaaatttacagtgttggtacattcacaacttctgcaggcaagtcattctctGCAGGCAAGgcaaaatagtgtagggtctcctgcttggatggggagttggaccagatgacctacaaggtcccttccaactctgttaatctattcaaTCTGATTGCCAGAGTTACTTCAAACATCTCTATCACTTAGAAAGCCTTTCTAAGTACAGAAATAGGAAGGCTGTATTATATGCTAGCTTATGTGTTAACTACATGAATATTTGCTTCATTGcaagtatatacaatttaaaGCGTGTAGATTTATGGTCAAGCTCGGTTTCCCCAATAATGCACATTTGTACAACAGCAATAGGTAAGAACAACAAGAGGAATCTCCTGCAAACGTTGTTCATGCTAtttctaaatataatatttagaaGTGTATTCAGCTGCTACAACATACAGAGTTggaaatttttataaatatattcacCTTATGAGAGTTTTTCAATTTGGGAGGAGGGCTGTCACGGAGCCTCTTCATTGCTTGGACCGGAGAATCACTGAAATAGGGAGGTTCTCCATCGATCATTTCAATTACCATGATTCCCAAAGACCAGATGTCTACCTGCCAAAACAGAAGACTGCATGAGGGGATGATGTGCAGAAAGATACTCTACTTTCTTCAGACCCTGAAAGATTATAAATTAACCTTTTTTTCTAGCATTGCATCACAAAGGCATTTTTATCTTGCTTTCACAGTTGTGCCATTgcttctgttatttatttttacattcgcTATAACAAATTCTGCAAAAAGTCATGAATGTAACATTTTTATTATAACAGTCTTATGGTGATGCCAACTCTGCACTGATATACAGCTGTAAGTTGCTGAAATAGATACGAAAGCCACATCAGCCAACTTCTTGCATTCTGTCTGAACATGGTTTACAGCATACTGAATTGTATGCATCGGAAATAATACAGAGGGCAAGAGGAGACATCAAGTCATACTTTGTCATAATCTTAAAGGGTAGGTGCTAAAAGGGAATTGgtaaaaatatttcaaactgCCACCCCTTTCAGGTTCTGGAGCTATAATTACCTCAGTGGTATAAGGAGACCTTGAAATAACTTCTGGAGCCATCCAATATGGTGTTCCTACTAAGGATTTCCGTTTTGGTACATCCTTGCTGATTTGTGCACAAAAGCCAAAATCAGAGAGTTTCACCTACATGAAAGAAAGCAAGGTAACATTAGATATCCTACACTGAAAATtagggggaggaaatgggaaagtAAAGAGATTGTAGGAGAAGACAGACAAAAGCTGTAATACAGAGATAAGCAGTCAGACCTATCCAATTCAATATTGCATATTTTGAACTGCAATGCTTTTGCAAACTGTTCAGCCAAATTTTTCTCTCTTAAATATAACAGTAGAGGCTTCTTTTCTCAAAGTAAAtatattaattcatttaaatatcaCTTCAACCATATATACAAAATCACAAATCTAGACTCAGagttaaaacaaaacacaaagaacaattaaaatagaaaaaataaagataatataaACTAACTTAACTTAGGTTAAGAGAGCCCACCCCACTATTCTCTGAAAGTTCTCCAGAAAACTGTTATAATTATATCACCTGTTTTCTAGGAAGAAGATATTCCTTAGAGAAGTGGCAATCACCAAACAGTACTTCTGGATCCCTGCCCACTATACCTCCCCAAGTGAGGGCCCACTGTTAGTATGAGAAGCATATTATGTAGGTTTCCATTTATAAGAGGTGAAACTGAAGGTACTGGTAAATGAGTCACACAGCATTTACAGGTTAAAGTCAGAACTTTGAAATGAATCTTATCTCAAGAGTTTGATGCAAGTATTAAAAAATATCACAGAGAAGCGCTCTGGTATTCCACAAAGGGACACTTGTCAAACTGATGTCTTCTCTCCCTACAACATACTGGAACCATTTGCTTTGAAAGGAATGGAACCACTGCTAATAGtgtctccagctccagctccacacAGATAATCCAAAAGAATATGTGATTGAAGGAGCCCAGAAAATCAGCTTCCTCTAGGGGATCTGTGTAACTGAAGCTCCACTACCATCTCAAAAACGTTCTCCAAAGAGAAAGCTGAAGATAGGGTAATAACTGTGAAatataggtgagttttaagatgGTTTCTATCTCCCACTCTTCTCAAGGGGCACTGATCAAACCAACCATTGCCTTCATACCCACACAGGTTCTCAAAAGAGGCTAGCAAGCTATGAATGCAAATCCCATCCAGTTATAGGATAAAATGTATTTCTGGCAAGTGAGTAATCCAGCTGGAACAAAAAATGCAAAAGGGGACAATTCCTGAGAATTCCAACTGAATTCTCTGAATTGGCAGAACTGGCAgcttatttatcttttaaaagcaattcacACAATTAACTGTGTATATGGCCCCTAATTTGCTTAAAGTATAGATGCTGGCGACTGAACCTTGGACTTCCTACATACAAAAGCACACTTTCCTCCTGCGTTATGGCAAAGAGAAGCCAAGGAAAAAATGCaggaaacaaaaaagatgaaagaaacaAATTAAGAATTACCCTTCCATCAAGAGTCAAGAGAATGGAGTCACTCTTAATGTCTCTGTGAATCACACCTTGGGAATGCAGGTAGGCGAGTGCCTGCAAGACTGactcacatactgtagcaatttGCTCTTCATTCAGTCTGAAATACAGCAGCCAAAATTGTACGTGGGAGTAACTTAATTTCATACAGCAACAATTAATTAAAGGTTCACATATAGCATGCATGATATTTATGAGACTTCCTGTTCCATTAAGAGTAAGAATTATGAGCAGCCATTCTTAAAAAGTAGAGAAAGTCAAAAAATTCAGAACAAATGATTTGGAATTCCAAAATCAAGTTTTACACACATACAAGACAATACTCAGGAGTCAAAATTTATCATACTCTTTCCCTGCTCTAGTGGAAAATTGCTCAATTAATTTCATTGCCAAATTTGAATCTGTGAAAATAGTTCTTAGGACACCCCCCAGGAGCTAATTCTTTCTCATGATTAGACATTATTGGTATTCTTATTCTCCAGGAATTAAATTGATAGGAATCATCAGTATGTCAACAAATGTGGTATTTCAAGTGCTATTTGAAGAAGTGCTCCCTTTCTTTTGTCTACTCAGCACTCCTGTCACAGAGTTTTCCCGGGTATTCCTTATGATAAGAGCAGACTGAAATTACATTCTTTGGCTGTTCTATAATATGGTGCAGCAAATTGTGCAAAACAAAGCCTGGAGCTATATGCAATTTATAAGCCACAGATTCTCTACACAGAATTTCGATGGTCTTTGACAGAGACAGAGCTTTTCTAAATAACCCACCCCAAGATGGATGCGTTGAATCAGAAGAGAATGATTCATATATTCCTGCTTTTTTTTCCTACCTGATTTGAGAGAGAATGTCTGTAAGAGCTCCTCCTTGGAGAAATTCCATCAGCACCCAAAGCTCATCACCTACAAGATAGCTTTTATACATCTCCACCACGTTGTCATGCTGATAGTCCCTCATTATCACGACCTGAGAAAGATGACAAAAGACAAATGACTGATAATTCACACTATCCTTTTTGCTGATGTGATATATCTCCAATTAGAAGATTCACTTTTAGCCTTCCCAAGTTGGTGACTTTGATTCTATGGTTAAGGGTCACAACCCATGATTTCAACATGCACTTCTTCATGTCAGCATCCTTCTATAATTCAAGGACTGACAAGTCATACTACCAGAACAAAAAGTTATTCCACgttgcaatatttttcttttcctggaaattctgagcagtttggaccTGAAGGGCAACACTCAAGGTTGGAATAGAGACTATTATATCCTTGACTAAATCACAATGATTTTCAGGCACTTCCACACTACAGTACCACCATTTTCATTCCTGAAACTCTCAGTAAATTCTTCCACTTCTGCTTCTGCCAATTCAAAATGCTGAGAACAGGGAATGAAATTCACTGTTCTGCTCAGGTTCCTACAAAaattactaaaataaaaataaaacagaaaacaaaacccaacacCATAGTCCTTTCAGAGGAAAACTGACAAAACGTTTGTCAATTTCACACTTGCTTTTACTGTCTAGGTTCTGGAGGACAGATTGCCAGCATTTTCCTGAATGTCAGAAAtttggagagagaggagaaagaggtcTTTCAAATAAGACAGTAGAagtacatcattttttaaaaataaaacacttcCCTCCAACTTTGCAACAATTTCAACTCCCTCACAGTTGATCTGGAAATAAATCAGCTCAGTGCTCCAGCATTTCTAACAGGGTGGAAACGCAGAAGTTCAAAACTGCTTTTAAACCAGCACACAATCCTTGATGAAAGTGCAGTACAAGAGTTATTAAATGATATGGATATATGGCACCAAAAGCAATCTCTAAAAGCCACATTCTGTAGATACAGAACTACATCTCACTGACATTACTCACTATCTACTTTTGGGTAAATAAGGTTACATTTAATATCTATTTAGTCACCTCATTAAAAAGGAGTTCTCGCCGCTGCTGCTTTCGTAAATCCATCATCTTCACAGCTACCTGCCTTCCAGAATGCTTCTCACGAGCAATACAGACAATACCCGTAGATCCTTCACCAATCTTGACGTAGCTTTCTAGCATTGTCCTAGGATCTCCTTGGTCCACCACCATCCTCAAGGCAGCTTTGAACTGCTCATGAGTTACCACCGCTGGATCCTCACTGGTTGCCTGTGCTTTAGCATCCAAAGGAAGATGAAGGTTGCTGGAGCTGGTCTGGGTGTGTCTGTTCCGTGGGGACCCTGCTGGCGATGGCCTACCTTGAGGCAAGCCAATTCTATGTTCAATGGTTGGGGACTTGTGAGGGGAACCACCAGCTTCTGAAATCCTAGCATAATCAGGCACAGGCTGGTCAGAGGGAAGAGACTGGGATTTGGCTGCAGGACTGTGCGGTGAACTCCAGTGCTGGGGTGCCCTGAAGAAGGGGTTCGGCTTGTAAAGAATAGAAGAAAATGTATCATTAGCAGAACTGTCAATTCAGATAAAGACATTAAATGTATCTGAATCAATACATTGctgatgcaatctacataaatGGAATTATTGACACAATTGTTTTGAATGGAGATTAAAGTATTCTTTGTATTTTGAAACAGCACACACAAGATTGCAGAGGATGCCATCTTGGGGAAAAATTGCCCAATAGAAACACACACACTGTAATGAGCCACTTCAATATCTAAGTCCAAATTAAAGCATACTTGATGCATGATTGTCTAGTCTTACTTGAAAACATTCAGCAGAGGGAAGTCGCAATCTCTCAGAATAACTGATTCCATTCTTCAACTACtatttctgttaggaaatttctaacATTCAACAAGAATTTGCCTGTATTTTCTGTCCTGCACTCTCAAATGGTGGAGAGTTTCTTGAActatttctattcttctatttgaAGGACACCCTCATATGCCGCCACAATTTTCTTGGCTTAagtatgtatgcatatgtatgttAGGTATTGTACAATCATCACTTTGTGCAATTTCATATTATGGATAGAGcagggatgagaaacaaaattcttattatttttaaagtcatATAAAATGAGGGAAAGAACCTATCACATGCAGTCAACAAGCAAAGTGCTTATTATCTTTAGCTGAGTTTCAAAGAGGTAAGTATCTTGTGTGGCATCACAAACCCTCTCCCAACTGTTTTAATGGTACTTGAAGTTCAATAGAGAAAAAAGTTTATACTATTGTATATTCTCTAAAAAAATATGTCATCTGAATAAACCACTTTTCTTTCTTGTTAGAACACCTTTAATAACTTACAAGACCAATAGTTTAATTTGGTCATTGCCCTGGtgttatttcaaaatatatatacCACAAAATTACACAATTACATTTCATGTTACGGAACATTTTACATATCTATTATCTACATAACAAATATTCAATCGTGTATCTTATTCACAAAAAGAACCATTCTAATGATAaactttaaaagctaaaaaagagattaaaaacaaaaatgtatctGTAACAATGGCACTCCAATAAAAATATGTGATAAACTCTTCTATATTGCCATGATTATATATACAGAAATGAGCAAATTTAGAATATGTTAAAATATTATGTTTAACAACATTATTATAGAGAAAGGGGATCTGCTACAGATAATTGTGGGAAATAATGTTAATTGTCCATTCTTTTTATTCTTACTATCTCTTCATAATCTTCACCAGTTCAATCAGGTAACCatttaaaatatgcttttttaTATGTCCCCAGCAGGTTTGGTCCTCAGTTTGCAgcttatttcttttatgtttctTTATCCCTTCAGACTTTTTTATACTTCTAGAACTTCAAGGTCTACTAAAGTACCCCTTTTGTGCATGGATGATGCCAGCTGAACAGCTATAAGGATTGGCATTTCAAATGAAACTTTTATCAGATCAATATAAAGGTGATCTATAACAGAAGAAAGTAGTGTTATTTTCCTTCTGTTATATAGAGTCCAGAAGACTCAATCAGTAGGTTCTATTCTGAACACCCAATCACTCAGCTACTATCtatatttcatattattattgttgaatagaatataaatattttggtccatttattttatagaatgtatacaggtagtccttgatcataattgagcccaaaatttctgttgctaagcaaggcatttgttaaatgagatgTACCTTACATTACGATCTCTTTTGTAACAGTTGTTATgcaaataactgcagttgttatgtgaatcatgtggttgtttagtgaatctggctttccccattgattttgctgggatGGTAACAAAAGGTCACATGATGCCAATCTcccaaattttgaacatgtgatggggatgctgcaacatttgtaagtgtaaaaaatggttataagtcacattttttcagggctgttgtaacttcaaacagtcactaaatgaaaggttgtaagtcaaggacaacctgtataacTACCTCTCTCAatcaaaaagtaataaaatagtaTCACAGGAAAGCCGACCCTACTAACAATATCCAACTGAACCATACATATCAAGACTCTGCTAACAACCTGAGGATAAAGAAAGGTATTCAGGACTTTCTGGAAGGCTAGGAGAGTTGGGGTCACCCAATCTCAGGGAAGATTCTGTTCCATAGGGCAGGTGCCATGACATAGAAAGCGTATTTCCTAGGTCCTGCTCAATGGCACTGTTTCAAAGGAGGACTCAGACCATGCCTATTTTGACAACTTTTGTGGAATGAGCAAATACATAATTGGGAATTAGTGGTCCTGAAAAGAACTTGGCCCCATCCTATATAGAGCTTTATAGCTGACTACTACCACCTTAAATTGCACTCAGGAACCTGTTGGGAGCTACTGGAGCTTTCAATGCCTATGTCTTACATGAGGATACcactgcattttggactaactgctgcttccaaatactcttcaaggaCAGCCAGATGAAAACCACTTTGAAATAAATTAGGTGTGAATGAATAGAATAATCCTTTTGTTCCAGGAAGAGGCATAATTAATGCAAAAGATGGAGTTGTGCACAAGCGCACCTGACCATAACTGCTCCCTCCTCATCAACTGGGAGCCAGAATCTAGGGGGACTTGTGTGCCAACTCTTTGGGTGTGGAAGTGCTACTCCAGAATAAAAGAGAATTTTATccagaaaaaaagagggaaaatccCCTGAACTGGAAGGCCCTAAAGACCAAATCCATTAAGTCTTCTTATGATTGAGTAAAAGCCAGTTCCTTCCCATCCAGATTTCCACAGCTTCCAAAATCCAGGAAATAACCTGGGAACCAATACTTGGGTGGTCTAGGGtggaaatcagtggtgaaattcagccggctctAACCAGATTGTGAGATCTGGTAGCGCTGGTGGCaggagctctgcccacccgccagatgtcatcacatcctatTTTTGACCCTCTGGGCATGCGTGGAGGAGGTGGGTGCAAGCATAGCAAGCgctctcacatttgcgaactgatagcgaaaataagtgaataccacccctagtGGAAATTTAAAACTGATGGTACTTAGCCTTGTATTGTTGACTGACCTCACCTAACAATTTCATGTAAATGTTAAATAAGATTGGGAAGAGCTGTGGGGCCCTTTCCATTGCAGGGATCTAGAACTGAGCTTCTTCCAACATCAACTGGATCCAGCTCTGGAAGAAGTTGTCTCCCACTCTGAATCTTCTGAGGCAGTCCAGAAGAATATTGTGATATCACAAAGTGAAAACATTCAttacatatatattaatatattaaatataccaTTCATACACAGAATTAAGCAATATGAATTGTTAGAAATCTAACTTTAGCTACAATAAAAGATTGATGTGAGAGAAAATATAACAACCTGGATATGTTCACTTGTCATTATAGCAGTGCTATCCTGAGAAAATACTCAGTGCAAGTCATTTTATAGAATTGGTGTTGGCATTATGTTGGTACAGGCTTAATTCAAAAGGAATCTGATTTCTTTTTTGAAGAATTTGGAACAGATCATGTCCAACCCATGGCCTGTGGACCACATGCAGcactggacagctagtaatgtggccccagaacatcataataaaaatattgaaaaataaaggaagtttgttatctatatattttatcatatattttatatgaagcccaagacaattcctcttcactcaatgcagcTTAGGAAAACCAAAAGTTTGGACATGCCTGATTTAGAAAATATCTATTATGCCCTTTGGAATATAAATGCATGGCTAATATAAAAACTGACAAAATTGTAGAAAATTTTTTAGAaaaagttttattcttttaaatgaatTTATGGTATCTAAAAGATTATCATATCGCCATGGAATTACTATTGAGATTTATTATTAGCCACTGGTAATCATTGCTACCTTACTACGCAAATCCCTATCAGATTTTTCTCCTCAAAGAATGCAATGGAATTACATGTTTTTATCATCACAATAAGTCAAGTTTAATAAACAAGGTATTTGAAGATCACCCAATTAATTTAATGGCTATGGTGAGTGGAAAAAGGATTCAACAAGGCCTGCTATAGTAGTGAATTCTTATATTGTCAGAAAAGTGGACTAAATTATCTTTAAGAATCTTTCCACCTCTACAGAGTACAGAAGACAACCTTGAAGAAAATATGCAAGGACTGTTACCTaggcaaaagagaagaaaatgacaTTTGAAAACAGGTCAGATAGATGCCTCCTTAATTCACTAAACTGTAAGGAGAAGGTACATcataatcagacttgcaagattctgttattatagctgaTATcagtaaaagtagttttagctttCCTGTTGAGTTGATTTCCTGATTTTGTCTAATAAAATTGATAACAATCTTAATATTTTATGGTATCTCTGAGCTAGGTTAAAAGTTCTTATCATAATACAATACTAATTTTCCTGTAATATTTAGCCTTACCTATAGCACAGCCATGCAATACTGACAATAATTCTTAAGTATCTatgtcagaaagcagatcttAGGTGACCAGTGATGGAACCAATAGATGCTGATTTAAATCATGTTTTCTACAATTCtattttaattagatgaaaaacAATGATGTGTATTTAAGTATATAAGGTGACAAAAATGATTCTCCTTATTTGGGCCTAGTAATATTTATACTGCAAGCAAATATAGTTAATTAACTTGCATAGCATCCTTTAtatgcatttttttgttttgactCCTATGGGTATACATATATGAAAGTATATATTGCAATCATTGTACATTATGAGTGAATGCAGAAAGAGAGAACTGT
It encodes the following:
- the PAK6 gene encoding serine/threonine-protein kinase PAK 6, whose translation is MFRKKKKKRPEISAPQNFEHRVHTSFDPKEGKFIGLPPQWQNILDTLKRPKPVVDPSRITRVQLQPMKTVVRASTFEVEGYISGILNDIQKLSLISSNTLRGKSPTSRRRAQSLGLLGEDEPTDIYLHCAEPDWADKYGNYLNCNGGNKSSRRQTLWPDYKPMLDGQAHSNNLVMKAQSLDPSEFQGANSHFAPLSSGFQHQQYIPVPEINRENAVARRNSEENYGQHCHGSQANLRPPGEGSPGSKSRENSLKRRLLRTVFPSSNPSNKIGNNPQIKPNPFFRAPQHWSSPHSPAAKSQSLPSDQPVPDYARISEAGGSPHKSPTIEHRIGLPQGRPSPAGSPRNRHTQTSSSNLHLPLDAKAQATSEDPAVVTHEQFKAALRMVVDQGDPRTMLESYVKIGEGSTGIVCIAREKHSGRQVAVKMMDLRKQQRRELLFNEVVIMRDYQHDNVVEMYKSYLVGDELWVLMEFLQGGALTDILSQIRLNEEQIATVCESVLQALAYLHSQGVIHRDIKSDSILLTLDGRVKLSDFGFCAQISKDVPKRKSLVGTPYWMAPEVISRSPYTTEVDIWSLGIMVIEMIDGEPPYFSDSPVQAMKRLRDSPPPKLKNSHKTSPVLRDFLERMLTRDPLERATAQELLDHPFLLQTGLPECLVPLIQRYRKRTSTC